A portion of the Candidatus Zixiibacteriota bacterium genome contains these proteins:
- a CDS encoding RNA-binding protein has product MNIYVGNLSFETGEDELRQAFEKFGQVANVTILKDKFSGKSRGFAFVEMPTQDEAQAAISGLDGKSLGGRNIRVNEARPQTERTGGGGGRDRRGGGGGRRM; this is encoded by the coding sequence ATGAACATCTATGTCGGCAACCTGTCGTTTGAGACCGGCGAAGATGAACTTCGCCAGGCATTTGAGAAGTTTGGACAGGTAGCAAATGTTACCATTCTCAAAGACAAATTCAGCGGCAAGTCGCGCGGATTTGCCTTTGTGGAAATGCCCACTCAGGATGAAGCCCAGGCGGCAATAAGCGGCCTTGACGGCAAGTCGCTCGGCGGACGTAATATCCGCGTCAACGAAGCCCGCCCGCAGACTGAGCGGACCGGCGGTGGTGGCGGAAGGGACCGTCGCGGTGGAGGTGGCGGCCGAAGAATGTAA
- a CDS encoding radical SAM protein: protein MKASRYNQFISLPNGGQLLFNSASAALAEIYPEEFPLIEELLSGKRDAATDKEKAILQALQEGKYLIGETEDEITEQRNWNRKRRSEPDTFVLTVAPTLACNFRCEYCFESQRPEIMKEAAADAVLKFSEKYIPNSKAILLTWFGGEPTLAIPVIEKLQMGFQSLAAKHNVTLHPAAIITNGYLLDRAMARRLAAVGVTGAQITLDGPAEIHDRRRKLHNGNGTFERIIQNLKEIKDILKILVRVNIDKDNFDAAFSLVEILRREEILDSVFLYFSHVNNSTAVCADMNDRCLSTEEFAHRQVELYSRLVERGFYQIEYPSLAPGGHCGADTEASFVVVPNGDLFKCWEEVGMDSRYAVGNVFREEIYPHERANLKRYLDWDPFESGECAACHVLPLCMGGCPHHRKPSGNGNILTACSSWKYNLDDMMRLRYQCDLMKGGE, encoded by the coding sequence ATGAAAGCATCGCGGTATAATCAATTCATATCTCTGCCCAACGGCGGACAGCTACTCTTCAATTCCGCCTCGGCGGCGCTGGCGGAAATTTATCCGGAGGAATTTCCCCTGATAGAGGAACTTCTTTCCGGCAAACGGGACGCGGCAACCGATAAAGAAAAAGCGATTCTTCAGGCTCTTCAGGAAGGGAAATACCTGATTGGTGAGACCGAGGACGAGATAACCGAGCAGCGCAACTGGAATCGAAAACGTCGCAGCGAGCCGGACACTTTTGTTTTGACCGTTGCCCCGACCCTGGCCTGCAATTTCAGATGCGAATACTGCTTCGAATCGCAGCGGCCGGAGATTATGAAAGAAGCCGCAGCCGATGCGGTCCTGAAATTCAGCGAAAAATATATTCCAAATTCAAAAGCGATTCTTCTCACCTGGTTCGGCGGCGAGCCGACTTTGGCCATTCCTGTAATAGAGAAACTTCAGATGGGATTCCAGTCGCTGGCGGCAAAGCATAATGTCACTCTGCATCCGGCGGCAATTATCACCAACGGTTATTTGCTCGACCGGGCAATGGCGCGACGCCTGGCGGCGGTCGGTGTCACCGGCGCCCAGATTACGCTCGATGGTCCTGCCGAGATTCATGACCGGAGAAGAAAACTGCACAATGGCAACGGGACCTTTGAACGGATTATTCAGAATCTGAAAGAGATAAAAGATATCTTGAAGATTCTGGTCCGGGTGAATATTGATAAGGATAATTTTGATGCCGCCTTCAGTCTTGTCGAGATTCTCAGGCGAGAGGAAATTCTCGACAGCGTATTTCTGTATTTTTCGCATGTCAATAATTCCACCGCCGTCTGCGCCGATATGAATGACCGCTGCCTCAGCACCGAGGAGTTTGCGCATCGTCAGGTGGAACTTTATTCCCGTCTGGTTGAGCGCGGTTTCTATCAGATAGAATATCCCTCACTGGCGCCGGGCGGGCATTGCGGAGCCGATACCGAGGCATCCTTTGTGGTCGTCCCCAACGGAGACCTCTTCAAATGCTGGGAGGAAGTCGGGATGGACAGCCGGTATGCGGTCGGAAATGTTTTTCGCGAGGAAATCTATCCCCACGAAAGGGCCAATCTGAAGCGATATCTCGATTGGGACCCGTTTGAAAGTGGCGAATGCGCCGCCTGCCATGTTCTGCCGCTCTGCATGGGGGGATGCCCCCATCACAGGAAGCCGTCGGGCAACGGCAACATTTTGACCGCCTGCAGCTCGTGGAAATATAATCTGGATGATATGATGCGACTGCGCTACCAATGCGACCTTATGAAAGGAGGTGAGTAG
- a CDS encoding radical SAM protein — protein MVGWEITRQCNLSCPHCYSAAERRARQEMSPPDCFRIIDTLAEWEVKAIGWTGGEPLMRTELEEVIAYASERGIKSGITTNGILLDEKRATSLKEAGATFIQISLDGSSAEKNQKMRKATVEDYDAILGAIRACQKLEMRLDLAMLIGQENLDDAAAFIKLAQREGVKRVRFCGFVPWGRGKHARVMERLSFNRRLPDLKVFIEKASQLENPVVMFDPAFGPLPPEYLYHECVAGVKLLYISAFGDVYPCTSLLAKEFAVGNIHERELAEIWDDPRMTQVSDFPRESIHGPCRECPHFSDCRGACRGISFAHTGDINASFPVCLYWA, from the coding sequence ATGGTCGGCTGGGAGATTACCCGTCAATGCAATCTCTCCTGCCCGCACTGCTATTCGGCCGCCGAGAGGCGCGCCCGTCAGGAAATGTCCCCGCCGGACTGCTTCCGGATAATCGATACCCTCGCCGAATGGGAGGTTAAGGCTATCGGATGGACTGGCGGCGAGCCGCTGATGCGGACCGAACTGGAAGAGGTCATTGCATATGCCTCGGAGCGCGGAATAAAGTCGGGCATTACCACCAACGGCATTCTGCTGGATGAAAAGCGGGCAACTTCGCTAAAAGAAGCGGGAGCGACGTTCATTCAGATTAGCCTTGACGGCTCCAGCGCGGAGAAGAATCAGAAGATGCGGAAAGCGACCGTTGAAGATTATGATGCCATCCTGGGCGCTATCCGCGCCTGCCAGAAACTGGAGATGCGGCTTGATTTGGCGATGCTTATCGGGCAGGAGAATCTTGATGATGCCGCGGCGTTCATTAAACTGGCGCAGCGGGAAGGGGTCAAACGAGTCCGCTTCTGCGGCTTTGTCCCCTGGGGACGAGGCAAGCATGCCCGGGTTATGGAGCGCCTCTCTTTCAACCGGCGGCTTCCCGATTTAAAAGTATTCATCGAAAAGGCGAGTCAACTGGAAAACCCGGTCGTCATGTTTGACCCGGCTTTTGGTCCCTTGCCGCCCGAGTATTTATATCATGAATGCGTCGCCGGTGTAAAACTGCTTTATATTTCAGCGTTCGGGGATGTCTATCCCTGCACTTCTCTTCTGGCAAAGGAGTTCGCGGTCGGGAATATTCACGAAAGAGAGTTGGCAGAGATTTGGGATGACCCCCGGATGACCCAGGTATCGGATTTCCCGCGGGAATCGATTCATGGTCCCTGCCGGGAATGCCCGCATTTCAGCGACTGCCGCGGCGCCTGCCGGGGAATCAGTTTCGCCCATACCGGCGATATCAACGCCTCTTTTCCGGTCTGCCTCTACTGGGCATAG